DNA from Candidatus Paceibacterota bacterium:
CGGAGAGCTTCCCCACCTGGCACGGCGCCGGCGGTCCGCTCTATAACTATCGCGACTACGACAAGTTCGTCCGCGCCTACCTGGGCACGCTGCTTTCGGTGGACGACAGTGTCGGCCGGCTATACGCGACGCTCCGGGAGATAGGGCAGCTTGATAACACATTGATCGTCTACACCTCGGACAACGGGTTCGCGCTGGGCGAGCACGGGCGCGTGGACAAGCGCACGATGTACGAGGAGAGCATTCGAGTTCCGCTGCTGGTGCGCTACCCGCCCCTGGTTCCCAAGGGCGCCGTGATCAGTGAAATGGCCCTCAGCCTGGACCTGGCGCCGAGCATCCTCGATATCTGCGGCGCCAAGGCCCTCAAGAACATAGACGGCCAGTCGTGGAAGCCTTTGCTGGCAGGCAAGACCAAGGGCTGGCGCAAGTCGTTCATCTACTTCTACAACTACGAGAAGGAGTTTCCGTACACGCCTAACGTGCGTGGCATCCGCACCGCGGATTGGAAGTACATCCACTACCCGCACGGCGACGGCGGCCCGGACCGCTACACGGCGGAGCTATACAATCTGGCGGCGGATCCGCTGGAACGGCATAACCTCATCTCTGACCCGTCCCTGGCGGGCAAGGCGGCCGAACTGAAAAAGGAACTCTCCCGCCTGATGCGCAAACACAAGGCGGCGCCCGACCCCATGCCGCTGGACGGCGGTATCATCAACGTGCTGCC
Protein-coding regions in this window:
- a CDS encoding sulfatase, which translates into the protein MRATALSGPIALVVGLILSNSLPLFGVPATRPNVLVILTDDQRWDAMSCAGHPLLKTPNIDRLAAEGARFANMFVTTSLCSPSRASILSGVFAHRHGVLNNFTEYPDSLPSYPKRLREAGYETAYFGKWHMGETNGMPRADFDFWMSHKGQGNYFGNEWNINGRTQYMTGYYTTVVTEHAVEWLKRKHEKPFVLILGEKAPHGGPIEPEPKYERAFDADQIVKPANYDAWQEGKPAWLAESFPTWHGAGGPLYNYRDYDKFVRAYLGTLLSVDDSVGRLYATLREIGQLDNTLIVYTSDNGFALGEHGRVDKRTMYEESIRVPLLVRYPPLVPKGAVISEMALSLDLAPSILDICGAKALKNIDGQSWKPLLAGKTKGWRKSFIYFYNYEKEFPYTPNVRGIRTADWKYIHYPHGDGGPDRYTAELYNLAADPLERHNLISDPSLAGKAAELKKELSRLMRKHKAAPDPMPLDGGIINVLPKF